One Pseudomonas fluorescens genomic region harbors:
- a CDS encoding SDR family NAD(P)-dependent oxidoreductase, which translates to MQFKNKVVLVTGGSSGLGFAIAEAFASQGATLVITGRRQLQLDDAVSRLGEQASAVCTDISSPADLAGLFSHMHAVHGRIDVLIANAGIGLVEPLGAITEAGFDRVFTTNVKGTTFTVQGALPLMSKGSSIVIIGSTASINPGPGLSAYGATKAALRALVRSWILDIKGSDVRINLLSPGPVNTQSLRDVLGENARQMIDVLSEKSTLGRIGEAREIGQAALFLASDASSYINGVELFVDGGASQI; encoded by the coding sequence ATGCAATTCAAAAACAAAGTTGTTCTGGTCACCGGTGGCTCTTCAGGCCTCGGCTTCGCGATTGCCGAAGCGTTTGCCAGCCAGGGCGCCACTCTAGTCATCACCGGGCGTCGCCAGCTTCAGCTCGACGACGCTGTGAGTCGCCTTGGTGAGCAGGCGTCCGCCGTATGCACAGATATCTCGAGCCCCGCCGACCTTGCTGGGCTGTTCAGCCACATGCACGCGGTTCATGGCCGTATCGATGTGCTGATTGCCAACGCCGGGATAGGTCTGGTCGAGCCTCTGGGAGCAATCACCGAAGCAGGCTTCGATAGGGTTTTCACGACCAACGTCAAAGGCACGACCTTCACTGTGCAAGGCGCGCTACCGTTGATGAGCAAGGGGAGCAGCATCGTCATCATCGGCTCGACGGCCTCGATCAATCCCGGCCCCGGGTTAAGCGCCTACGGAGCCACCAAGGCCGCGCTGAGGGCGCTGGTGCGCAGCTGGATTCTGGATATCAAAGGTTCGGATGTCCGTATCAACCTGCTTAGTCCCGGCCCGGTGAACACCCAGTCCCTGCGCGATGTGCTTGGCGAAAACGCGCGGCAGATGATTGATGTCCTCAGCGAGAAAAGCACACTCGGCCGGATCGGCGAAGCACGAGAGATCGGCCAGGCCGCGCTCTTCCTTGCAAGCGATGCATCAAGCTATATCAACGGCGTCGAGCTATTCGTCGACGGTGGCGCGTCCCAGATCTAG
- a CDS encoding VOC family protein produces the protein MMSDFAGSAIDHIGIGVSDISHAQAFYDLVLRPLGITLVMNIAADPPDSKPRRLGFGSAGKPFLWLHAAPVPSHGAHVALIAQSREAVNAFHAAGIAAGGQDNGAPGIRAHYHASYYAAYVLAPDGANLEAVCQVTT, from the coding sequence ATGATGAGCGATTTTGCTGGTTCGGCAATAGATCATATAGGCATTGGTGTTTCGGACATCTCGCATGCTCAAGCCTTCTACGATTTAGTGCTCAGGCCACTGGGGATAACCTTGGTGATGAACATTGCGGCCGATCCTCCAGATTCAAAGCCTAGACGGCTGGGGTTTGGTTCTGCAGGAAAGCCATTTCTTTGGTTGCATGCCGCGCCCGTTCCCAGTCATGGGGCGCACGTAGCACTCATTGCGCAGAGCCGTGAGGCGGTCAACGCTTTTCATGCGGCTGGCATAGCTGCTGGCGGACAAGACAATGGAGCGCCCGGCATTAGGGCTCATTACCACGCCAGTTATTACGCAGCTTATGTGCTGGCACCTGACGGAGCGAATTTGGAAGCTGTTTGCCAAGTAACAACTTGA
- a CDS encoding transposase, translating into MQPTCRSYSKSFKAQVIQECAQPGASIASIALSHSLNANLVHKWIRVQVQKSAALQPAFIPLPMQTTALVSSSNISVEILHPRGTSK; encoded by the coding sequence ATGCAGCCAACATGCCGTTCGTATTCCAAATCCTTCAAAGCCCAGGTCATTCAAGAGTGTGCCCAACCCGGCGCATCGATTGCCAGCATCGCTCTCAGCCATAGCCTTAACGCAAACCTCGTTCACAAATGGATTCGGGTGCAAGTGCAGAAAAGCGCGGCGCTTCAACCAGCATTCATCCCATTGCCTATGCAAACAACGGCGCTCGTATCTTCATCGAATATCAGCGTTGAGATTCTGCACCCGCGCGGCACGTCAAAGTGA
- a CDS encoding DUF4209 domain-containing protein, with protein MFCSLYGPNLRNTFAHGLLDNDQFYSESVVYAWWFMLKYISGPFWETVPRA; from the coding sequence GTGTTCTGCAGCCTGTATGGCCCGAACCTCAGGAACACCTTTGCGCATGGGCTACTTGACAACGATCAGTTCTATTCAGAGTCGGTCGTCTACGCCTGGTGGTTCATGCTCAAGTACATCTCAGGGCCATTTTGGGAGACGGTACCCAGGGCGTAG
- a CDS encoding DUF6957 family protein, giving the protein MGVIIGDGLLGDSGVGLMGSELPVDEAIALARKRHKWMPLCAVEEWIILDAIITDEERAKVAASGCQPMFMFAHKVVDDEQRRFEPGHWVRSSMGTTFEEGFLFVTRNSVYVLLGPGHRKSTSIEAIFSLF; this is encoded by the coding sequence GTGGGTGTGATCATCGGAGACGGTCTGCTGGGTGATTCTGGGGTCGGTTTAATGGGCTCCGAACTCCCCGTTGACGAAGCCATCGCTTTGGCCAGAAAGCGCCACAAATGGATGCCCCTGTGCGCCGTCGAAGAGTGGATCATCTTGGATGCCATCATCACCGACGAAGAGCGAGCAAAGGTCGCCGCCTCTGGTTGTCAGCCAATGTTCATGTTTGCGCACAAAGTTGTGGATGACGAGCAGCGCCGTTTCGAGCCAGGTCATTGGGTGCGCTCAAGTATGGGTACGACCTTCGAAGAGGGCTTCCTGTTCGTCACACGTAATTCCGTCTACGTGTTGCTCGGGCCCGGTCATCGCAAGTCTACTTCCATCGAAGCAATATTTTCCCTTTTCTGA